The following coding sequences are from one Candidatus Thermoplasmatota archaeon window:
- the hutU gene encoding urocanate hydratase, protein MRVKANRGDKLECKGWRQEAILRMLQNNLENAEKPEELIIYGGTGKAARNWDCYNRIVEALKELEGDETLLVQSGKAVGVFRTAEDSPRVLIANANLVPRWSNWEKFYELEDIGLMMYGQMTAGGWAYIGTQGIIQGTYETFAACARDNFGGSLSRRSVLTGGLGGMGGAQPLAVKMNGGACLAVEVDESRIKRRLEAGFCDEMVTSLDEGLEIIKSAKEEGEAKSVGVLANCSETHPHLAETGASFDAVTDQTSAHDALNGYVPGGLTLQEAFDLRASDSERYLERSYSSIADHVRAMLSLQKAGSVVFDYGNNIRGQALQAGVKNAFDFQGFVPLYIRPMFCEGRGPFRWVAVSGEPEDILTTDKVVTELFPKDRQLANWIGLAEEHLPWEGLPARVCWLGYGERAKFGKRINQMVRDGDLSGPIVITRDHLDCGSVASPNRETEGMRDGSDAVADWPILNALLNAAAGADLIAVHNGGGVGIGYSTHAGMTVVADGTESAEKRIERVLTTDPGMGIIRHADAGYQKAVDFARQHSIRIP, encoded by the coding sequence ATGAGAGTGAAGGCCAATCGAGGGGACAAGCTGGAATGCAAGGGTTGGCGACAGGAAGCCATTCTGAGAATGCTCCAGAACAATCTCGAGAACGCCGAGAAACCCGAGGAACTGATCATATACGGTGGCACGGGGAAGGCCGCGAGGAACTGGGACTGCTACAACAGAATCGTGGAAGCGCTGAAGGAGCTGGAGGGCGACGAAACGCTGCTCGTCCAGTCTGGCAAGGCCGTGGGCGTTTTCAGGACGGCCGAGGACTCCCCGCGCGTCCTCATCGCGAATGCCAACCTCGTCCCGAGATGGTCGAACTGGGAGAAGTTCTACGAGCTCGAGGACATCGGGCTCATGATGTACGGCCAGATGACGGCTGGAGGGTGGGCCTACATAGGCACCCAGGGCATCATACAGGGCACCTACGAGACCTTCGCGGCCTGTGCACGGGACAACTTCGGCGGTTCGCTATCACGGAGGTCCGTGCTCACCGGTGGACTGGGAGGCATGGGCGGTGCGCAGCCTCTGGCGGTCAAGATGAACGGAGGAGCGTGCCTTGCGGTCGAGGTGGATGAATCGCGCATCAAGAGGAGGCTGGAAGCGGGATTCTGCGACGAGATGGTGACCTCCCTCGACGAAGGGCTGGAGATCATCAAGAGCGCGAAGGAAGAGGGAGAGGCGAAGTCGGTGGGCGTCCTCGCCAACTGCTCGGAGACGCATCCTCATCTCGCCGAGACTGGAGCCTCCTTCGACGCGGTCACCGACCAGACATCCGCCCACGACGCACTGAACGGTTACGTGCCCGGCGGGCTGACGCTTCAGGAAGCCTTCGACCTGAGGGCCAGTGACTCGGAGAGGTATCTCGAGAGATCGTATTCATCCATCGCGGACCACGTGCGCGCCATGCTGTCCCTCCAGAAGGCAGGCTCGGTCGTCTTCGACTACGGGAACAACATCAGGGGGCAGGCCCTGCAGGCGGGAGTGAAGAACGCCTTCGATTTCCAGGGCTTCGTCCCGTTGTACATCAGACCGATGTTCTGCGAGGGCAGGGGCCCCTTCAGATGGGTTGCCGTGTCGGGGGAACCTGAGGACATACTGACGACGGACAAGGTCGTGACGGAGCTCTTTCCCAAGGACAGACAACTTGCCAACTGGATAGGGCTGGCGGAGGAGCATCTCCCCTGGGAAGGGCTGCCCGCGAGAGTGTGCTGGTTGGGATACGGAGAGAGGGCGAAGTTCGGAAAGAGAATCAACCAGATGGTCAGGGATGGCGACCTCTCGGGCCCCATTGTGATCACGAGGGACCACCTTGACTGCGGTTCCGTCGCCTCCCCGAACAGGGAGACCGAGGGCATGCGGGACGGCAGCGACGCGGTCGCCGATTGGCCTATCCTCAACGCGCTTCTGAACGCCGCGGCGGGAGCCGACCTCATAGCGGTCCACAATGGCGGTGGAGTGGGAATCGGCTACTCGACGCACGCCGGGATGACGGTGGTAGCTGACGGCACGGAGAGTGCCGAGAAGAGGATCGAGCGTGTGCTGACGACAGACCCGGGCATGGGCATCATCAGGCACGCGGATGCGGGATACCAGAAGGCCGTGGACTTCGCAAGACAGCACTCGATAAGGATCCCTTGA
- a CDS encoding NUDIX domain-containing protein — translation MLKLKAKSWLEKDGAFVVGEGRARLLNLVEETGSISEAAKRMGMSYRHAWGTIKGISESAGERIVQSKRGGTGGGRTTLTEMGREILSAYEEGNSAVQTFLEGGPRHPRVAVDGILVTRGKLVAIRRKYPPFKGKLALPGGFVEYGEKVEDAVLREFEEETGLKTSVHRMLGVYSAPDRDPRGQVISVVFILKRKGGKLRSGSDAESIELVDPERAGEMAFDHPEIIGDYLSLTD, via the coding sequence ATGCTCAAATTGAAAGCCAAGTCCTGGCTGGAAAAAGACGGTGCTTTTGTAGTTGGCGAAGGCAGAGCCAGACTGTTGAATCTCGTTGAGGAGACAGGTTCGATTTCCGAGGCGGCGAAGAGGATGGGCATGTCCTACAGGCACGCGTGGGGGACGATCAAGGGAATCAGCGAGTCCGCTGGGGAGCGAATCGTGCAGTCGAAAAGAGGCGGGACGGGAGGAGGCCGCACGACGCTCACGGAGATGGGGAGGGAGATCCTGAGCGCGTACGAGGAGGGGAACAGCGCGGTTCAGACCTTCCTCGAGGGCGGGCCCAGACACCCGCGGGTCGCTGTCGACGGCATCTTGGTCACGAGAGGGAAGCTCGTCGCCATCAGACGGAAGTACCCGCCCTTCAAGGGGAAGCTGGCCCTCCCAGGAGGTTTCGTTGAGTACGGCGAGAAGGTGGAGGATGCGGTGCTCAGGGAGTTCGAGGAGGAAACGGGCCTCAAGACGAGCGTCCATCGGATGCTCGGGGTCTATTCGGCCCCCGACAGAGATCCCAGAGGCCAGGTCATCTCCGTCGTCTTCATTCTGAAAAGGAAGGGAGGGAAGCTCAGGTCGGGGAGCGATGCGGAGAGCATTGAACTCGTGGACCCTGAGCGGGCCGGAGAGATGGCCTTCGATCATCCGGAAATCATAGGGGACTACCTGAGCCTCACAGATTGA